The following coding sequences lie in one Arachis ipaensis cultivar K30076 chromosome B05, Araip1.1, whole genome shotgun sequence genomic window:
- the LOC107643951 gene encoding protein EXECUTER 2, chloroplastic (The sequence of the model RefSeq protein was modified relative to this genomic sequence to represent the inferred CDS: added 32 bases not found in genome assembly) yields the protein MVVVANTLGVSQAISTTSSFDSIPKKFLLSCIAPSSNNSKNYSLPLSLQLVFPGRTRTHLCRCTNYETSSSSSSSSSSSVNKWDWNRWCRHFSEIEQAESFVSLLKFQLEDAIEKEDFQEAAKLKRTIEEATSKDSVSEIMAQLKDAIDDERYHDASRLCRNTGSGLVGWWVGYSKNSDDPFGRIIHISPGMGRFIGKSYSPRQLITASNGTPVFEIYVVKNADDTYHMQVVYLRRNRGNSMSKPPSVPAKSPSKPEVENISSVEVEEHEEKAEPNDDKNSNIDGATEEGIKSVINFLKEKIPGLKVKVMNISVETEAAENESIKQLMEEDSKKTSSSENSEEEDNNLDEPDGVTLGGDSDTSGEEKDLDMKLFIGGVVHNDEDTPVKDDFTRLPAEIKDMERDSFALHIPRRNLDLDTRESKVSNIKVAALAAQGFTELMPPEVAKAFWTDKVASKVTKNMREIVKLAISQAQKRSRLSEDTYFSRISTPRGGFDPFDGLYVGAFGPYGTEVVQLRRKFGHWNDADDANNPSDVEFFEYVEAVKLTGDLNVPAGQVTFRAKIGRVNRNSNRGMYPDELGVVASYKGQGRIADFGFQNPKWVEGELLQLNGKGIGPYMKGADLGFLYVVPEQSFLVLFNRLKLPD from the exons ATGGTGGTTGTGGCCAACACCTTGGGTGTCTCCCAGGCCATATCCACCAcctcttcttttgattctatcCCAAAGAAGTTCCTTCTGAGTTGTATCGCTCCCAGCAGCAACAACAGTAAAAACtactctcttcctctttctcttcaaTTAGTGTTCCCCGGAAGGACCCGCACCCACTTATGCCGCTGTACCAACTACGAGACTTCATCATCGTCATcctcgtcttcatcttcttctgtcAATAAGTGGGATTGGAACCGATGGTGCCGCCATTTCTCTGAAATTGAACAGGCTGAGAGCTTCGTTTCTCTTCTCAAG TTTCAACTTGAAGATGCCATTGAAAAGGAAGACTTCCAGGAAGCAGCCAAGTTGAAGAGAACTATAGAAGAAGCAACATCCAAGGACAGTGTTTCTGAAATTATGGCTCAATTGAAG GATGCCATAGATGATGAACGCTATCATGACGCTTCAAGATTATGTAGGAACACTGGAAGTGGGCTG GTGGGTTGGTGGGTGGGGTACTCAAAAAATTCAGATGACCCTTTTGGTAGAATAATTCATATAAGTCCTGGTATGGGTAGATTCATTGGCAAGAGTTACAGCCCAAG ACAGTTGATTACAGCATCCAATGGGACGCCAGTATTTGAAATTTACGTGGTTAAAAATGCTGATGACACATATCACATGCAG GTAGTGTACTTACGGCGAAACAGAGGAAATTCAATGAGTAAACCTCCATCTGTACCTGCTAAAAGCCCATCCAAACCTGAGGTTGAAAATATCTCTTCCGTTGAGGTAGAGGAACATGAAGAGAAGGCTGAGCCTAATGATGATAAAAACAGTAACATTGACGGGGCCACCGAGGAGGGCATTAAAAGTGTCATAAATTTTCTTAAAGAAAAAATTCCAGGATTGAAGGTTAAAGTTATGAACATCAGTGTTGAAACAGAGGCAGCAGAAAATGAATCTATTAAGCAGTTGATGGAAGAAGATAGTAAGAAAACAAGCTCCAGCGAGAATTCTGAAGAGGAAGATAATAATCTGGACGAACCTGATGGGGTCACTCTAGGAGGAGATAGTGATACCTCTGGAGAAGAAAAGGATTTGGATATGAAGCTCTTTATTGGTGGAGTCGTACACAATGATGAAGATACTCCTGTTAAGGAC TATGGAACGAGATTCTTTTGCCTTGCACATTCCTAGGAGAAATCTAGATCTTGATACAAGAGAAAGTAAAGTGTCAAATATCAAAGTTGCAGCTCTTGCAGCACAAGGATTCACAGAGCTTATGCCTCCTGAGGTTGCGAAGGCATTTTGGACTGACAAAGTTGCTTCTAAG GTTACCAAAAACATGCGTGAAATTGTCAAACTTGCTATTAGTCAAGCACAGAAAAGAAGTAGGTTATCTGAAGATACATATTTTAGTCGGATTTCCACTCCAAGAGGGGGTTTTGATCCTTTTGATG GACTCTATGTTGGTGCATTTGGCCCTTATGGCACGGAAGTAGTACAGTTGAGGAGAAAATTTGGACATTGGAATGATGCCGACGATGCAAACAACCCTTCAGATGTGGAGTTCTTTGAATATGTTGAGGCAGTGAAGTTGACAGGGGATCTTAATGTTCCTGCTGGCCAG GTGACATTCCGTGCTAAAATCGGCAGAGTCAACCGTAACAGCAACCGTGGAATGTATCCTGATGAATTAGGAGTG GTTGCAAGTTATAAGGGCCAAGGGCGAATAGCAGACTTTGGATTTCAAAATCCAAAATGGGTTGAGGGAGAATTACTCCAACTTAACGGCAAG GGCATAGGACCATACATGAAAGGTGCAGATCTTGGTTTCCTTTATGTTGTGCCAGAGCAAAGTTTTCTGGTGCTATTCAACCGGCTGAAACTACCAGATTGA